The following are encoded together in the Pseudoxanthomonas sp. YR558 genome:
- the rimP gene encoding ribosome maturation factor RimP has product MSEKANHIVELLAPTVQALGLELLGIEYLPAPGGATLRLYIDVQEAERATRHVNIEDCEAVSREVSAQLDVEDPITGNYTLEVSSPGVDRPLFSLAQYVRFVGDSAKVVMKLPQDGRRRLQGVISRIEGGDIVFTVDGAELKVAFDNIDKGRLVPDWAALGLAPEKPGGARKAPAKAGDAKRAPAKKAKKKPNQPAARKPRAE; this is encoded by the coding sequence GTGAGCGAGAAGGCCAACCACATCGTCGAACTGCTCGCCCCGACCGTCCAGGCGCTGGGGCTTGAGTTGCTCGGCATCGAATACCTGCCGGCCCCCGGCGGCGCGACGCTGCGCCTGTACATCGACGTGCAGGAAGCCGAGCGCGCCACCCGCCACGTCAACATCGAGGACTGCGAAGCCGTCAGCCGCGAGGTTTCCGCGCAGCTGGACGTCGAAGACCCGATCACCGGCAATTACACGCTGGAAGTGTCGTCGCCCGGCGTGGATCGCCCGCTGTTCAGCCTGGCCCAGTACGTCCGCTTCGTGGGCGACTCGGCCAAGGTGGTCATGAAGCTTCCGCAGGATGGCCGTCGCCGCCTGCAGGGCGTGATCAGCCGCATCGAGGGTGGCGACATCGTGTTCACCGTCGATGGCGCCGAGCTGAAAGTCGCTTTCGACAACATCGACAAGGGTCGCCTGGTTCCCGACTGGGCGGCTTTGGGCCTGGCGCCCGAGAAACCCGGTGGTGCCCGCAAGGCTCCCGCCAAGGCGGGCGACGCCAAGCGTGCGCCGGCCAAGAAAGCCAAGAAAAAACCCAACCAACCGGCGGCCCGCAAGCCGCGCGCGGAGTGA
- the nusA gene encoding transcription termination factor NusA, with product MSKELLLVVDAVANEKGVPREVIFDAIEAALASAAKKRYLDQDVQVRVTIDHKDGSYETFRRWEVVADDVVMESPDRQIRLMDAEDEAEGAEVGDWIEEKIENPDFGRIAAQAAKQVIVQRVREAERAQVVDAWKDRVGELVTGVVKRAERGNIYVDLGGNAEAFIPKDKGIPRDVLRAGDRVRGYLFDVRYEPRGPQLFISRAAPEFMIELFKLEVPEVGQGLVEIKACARDPGDRAKIAVLAHDTRTDPIGACIGMRGSRVQAVSNELNGERVDIVLWNDNPATFVINAMAPAEVQSIIVDEEKHSMDLAVAEDRLAQAIGKGGQNVRLASRLTGWQLNVMTADQVQAKSEAEQAVARQLFMDKLEVDDEIAAILVAEGFSTVEEIAYVPVGELLAVEGFDEDIVEELRSRARDALLNEALAEEEGLEENHPAEDLLALEGMDEETAFALASHGVRTSEDLSDLAADEVVEFGIEGLDGTRAAALILAARAEEIARLERGA from the coding sequence ATGAGTAAGGAATTGTTGCTGGTCGTGGACGCGGTAGCCAACGAGAAGGGCGTGCCGCGCGAAGTCATCTTCGATGCCATCGAAGCCGCCCTGGCGTCCGCCGCCAAGAAGCGCTACCTGGATCAGGACGTGCAGGTGCGCGTCACCATCGACCACAAGGACGGCAGCTACGAGACGTTCCGCCGCTGGGAAGTGGTGGCCGACGACGTGGTGATGGAATCGCCGGATCGCCAGATCCGCCTGATGGACGCCGAGGACGAAGCCGAAGGCGCCGAAGTGGGCGACTGGATCGAAGAGAAGATCGAGAACCCGGATTTCGGCCGCATCGCCGCGCAGGCCGCCAAGCAGGTCATCGTGCAGCGCGTGCGTGAGGCCGAGCGCGCACAGGTGGTCGACGCCTGGAAGGACCGCGTGGGCGAGCTGGTCACCGGTGTCGTCAAGCGCGCCGAGCGCGGCAATATCTACGTGGACCTGGGCGGTAACGCCGAGGCCTTCATCCCGAAGGACAAGGGCATCCCGCGCGACGTGCTGCGCGCCGGCGACCGTGTCCGCGGCTACCTGTTCGACGTGCGTTACGAACCGCGCGGCCCGCAGCTGTTCATCAGCCGCGCTGCCCCGGAATTCATGATCGAGCTGTTCAAGCTCGAAGTGCCGGAAGTGGGCCAGGGCCTGGTCGAGATCAAGGCCTGCGCGCGCGATCCGGGCGACCGCGCCAAGATCGCCGTGCTCGCGCACGACACCCGCACCGATCCGATCGGTGCCTGCATCGGCATGCGCGGTTCGCGCGTGCAGGCCGTGAGCAACGAGCTCAACGGCGAGCGCGTGGACATCGTGCTGTGGAACGACAATCCGGCCACCTTCGTCATCAACGCGATGGCGCCGGCCGAAGTGCAGTCGATCATCGTCGATGAAGAGAAACACTCGATGGACCTGGCCGTGGCGGAAGACCGCCTGGCGCAGGCGATCGGCAAGGGCGGCCAGAACGTCCGCCTGGCCAGCCGCCTGACCGGCTGGCAGCTCAACGTCATGACCGCCGACCAGGTCCAGGCCAAGAGCGAGGCCGAGCAGGCCGTCGCCCGCCAGCTGTTCATGGACAAGCTGGAAGTGGACGACGAAATCGCCGCCATCCTGGTCGCCGAAGGCTTCAGCACGGTCGAGGAAATCGCCTACGTGCCGGTCGGCGAACTGCTGGCCGTGGAAGGCTTCGACGAGGACATCGTCGAAGAGCTGCGCTCGCGTGCCCGCGATGCGCTGCTGAATGAGGCGCTGGCCGAGGAAGAAGGCCTGGAGGAGAACCACCCGGCCGAGGACCTGCTGGCCCTGGAAGGCATGGACGAGGAGACCGCATTCGCGCTCGCTTCGCACGGCGTCCGCACCAGCGAGGACCTGTCCGACCTGGCCGCCGACGAAGTGGTCGAGTTCGGCATCGAGGGCCTGGACGGCACGCGCGCCGCCGCGCTGATCCTGGCCGCCCGCGCCGAGGAGATCGCCCGGTTGGAACGCGGCGCATGA
- the nuoN gene encoding NADH-quinone oxidoreductase subunit NuoN: MTTPMPISAADLQPLLPELTLIAGAFALLMLDLFLDASRRVLTHALALAVMVAVVWMLATGVGGQGSVFSGMFVRDTLADVSKVVIVAVSALSLVYGWPYLRERNLYPGEAPVLVMFATAGMMMMVSAGSLVMMYLGLELLALCSYALVALNRDDGLSTEAAMKYIVLGSLASGLLLYGMSLVYGATGSLHLPAIFQATGDALAGGGDQRLLLLTGVVFMVAGVAFKLGAAPFHMWLPDVYQGAPTPVTLFISAAPKLAAFGMAFRLLQDGVGPAAAQWQWLLAGLAAASLVIGNVIAIAQTNLKRMLAYSTVSHVGFLLVGFAGGGEVGYSAALFYAISYAIMSAAAFGAIIVLSRQGFEADKIDDFKGLNARNPWQAGLVLCVMASLAGIPPFLGFWAKLVVLGAALNGGFLWLAILGVLCAVIGAFYYLRVIKVMYFDEPVGELPPPRADRVVPLVFGVNALALLALGIAWNPIMAWCKLAFAG, encoded by the coding sequence ATGACGACGCCGATGCCCATCTCCGCCGCCGACCTGCAGCCGCTGCTGCCTGAGTTGACCCTCATCGCCGGTGCGTTCGCACTGCTGATGCTGGACCTGTTCCTGGATGCTTCCCGTCGCGTGCTCACCCACGCCCTGGCGCTGGCCGTGATGGTCGCCGTGGTGTGGATGCTGGCCACGGGCGTGGGCGGGCAGGGCAGTGTGTTCAGCGGCATGTTCGTGCGCGACACCCTGGCCGACGTCAGCAAGGTCGTGATCGTCGCGGTCAGCGCGCTGTCGCTGGTCTACGGCTGGCCCTACCTGCGCGAACGCAACCTGTATCCGGGCGAGGCGCCCGTGCTGGTGATGTTCGCCACCGCCGGCATGATGATGATGGTGTCCGCGGGCAGCCTGGTGATGATGTACCTGGGCCTGGAACTGCTGGCGCTGTGCTCTTACGCCTTGGTCGCGTTGAACCGCGACGACGGGCTGTCGACCGAAGCGGCGATGAAGTACATCGTCCTCGGTTCGCTCGCATCGGGCCTGCTGCTCTACGGCATGTCGCTGGTGTACGGCGCCACCGGTTCGCTGCACCTGCCCGCGATCTTCCAGGCCACGGGTGATGCGCTTGCCGGTGGCGGCGACCAGCGTCTGTTGTTGCTTACGGGCGTGGTGTTCATGGTGGCGGGCGTGGCGTTCAAGCTGGGTGCGGCGCCGTTCCACATGTGGCTGCCGGACGTTTACCAAGGCGCACCGACGCCGGTGACGCTGTTCATCAGCGCAGCGCCCAAGCTCGCAGCGTTCGGCATGGCGTTCCGCCTGCTGCAGGACGGCGTCGGCCCCGCGGCCGCCCAGTGGCAATGGTTGCTCGCTGGCCTGGCCGCGGCCTCACTGGTGATCGGCAACGTCATCGCCATCGCGCAGACCAACCTCAAGCGCATGCTGGCGTACTCCACGGTGTCGCACGTGGGCTTCCTGCTCGTCGGCTTCGCCGGTGGTGGCGAAGTCGGTTACTCGGCGGCCCTGTTCTACGCGATCAGCTACGCCATCATGTCGGCTGCCGCTTTCGGCGCCATCATCGTGCTGTCGCGCCAGGGTTTCGAGGCCGACAAGATCGATGATTTCAAGGGCCTGAACGCCCGCAACCCCTGGCAGGCCGGCCTGGTGCTCTGCGTGATGGCGTCGTTGGCAGGCATTCCGCCGTTCCTGGGCTTCTGGGCGAAGCTCGTGGTGCTGGGTGCCGCGCTGAATGGCGGTTTCCTGTGGCTGGCGATCCTGGGCGTGCTGTGCGCGGTGATCGGTGCGTTCTACTACCTGCGTGTGATCAAGGTGATGTACTTCGACGAACCCGTGGGCGAGTTGCCGCCGCCGCGTGCGGATCGTGTGGTGCCGCTGGTGTTTGGCGTCAACGCGCTGGCCCTGCTGGCCTTGGGTATTGCCTGGAACCCGATCATGGCGTGGTGCAAGCTGGCGTTCGCCGGCTGA